In Camelus ferus isolate YT-003-E chromosome 10, BCGSAC_Cfer_1.0, whole genome shotgun sequence, the following proteins share a genomic window:
- the GDPD5 gene encoding glycerophosphodiester phosphodiesterase domain-containing protein 5 isoform X4 has protein sequence MVRHQPLQYYEPQLCLSCLTGIYGCRWKRYQRSHDDTTPWERLWFLLLTFTFGLTLTWLYFWWEVHNDYDEFNWYLYNRMGYWSDWSVPILITTAAAFTYVAGLLVEGHLVLPHPGMFSPDPMGAIPPLRPTADFLFQDLLLWSQTQVLALCHIAVGQQMNLHWLHKIGLVVVLVATVVAMSAVAQLWEDEWEILLISLQGTAPFLHVGALAAITALSWIVAGQFARAERSSSQVAILGTFFAVVFTLYLAPLTISSPCIMEKKDLGPKPALIGHRGAPMLAPEHTLMSFRKALEQKLYGLQADITISLDGVPFLMHDTTLQRTTNVEEEFPELARRPASMLNWTFLQRLNAGQWFLKTDPFWTASSLSPSDHREAQNQSICSLVELLELAKGNATLLLNLRDPPREHPYRSSFLNVTLEALLHSGFPQHQVLWLPNRQRPFVRKVAPGFQQTSGSKEAAASLRRGHIQWLNLRYTQVSRQELRDYASWNLSVNLYTVNAPWLFSLLWCAGVPSVTSDNSHTLSQVPSPLWIMAQLGMR, from the exons tGGGAGCGCCTCTGGTTCCTGCTCCTCACCTTCACCTTCGGCCTCACGCTCACATGGCTCTACTTCTGGTGGGAAGTCCACAATGACTATGATGAATTCAACTG GTACCTCTACAACCGAATGGGCTACTGGAGTGACTGGTCTGTGCCCATCCTCATAACCACAGCCGCTGCCTTCACTTACGTTGCGGGCCTCCTG GTGGAAGGTCACCTTGTTTTGCCCCATCCTGGCATGTTTTCCCCCGACCCCATGGGAGCCATCCCACCGTTAAGGCCCACTGCAGACTTCCTCTTCCAGGATCTTCTGCTTTGGTCCCAGACTCAG GTCCTGGCACTATGTCACATCGCTGTGGGGCAACAGATGAACCTGCACTGGCTGCACAAG ATAGGGCTGGTGGTTGTCCTGGTGGCCACGGTAGTGGCCATGTCGGCTGTGGCCCAGCTGTGGGAGGACGAGTGGGAGATACTGCTGATCTCCCTGCAG GGCACGGCGCCATTCCTACATGTGGGGGCCCTGGCCGCCATCACTGCGCTCTCCTGGATTGTGGCAGGACAGTTTGCCCGTGCAGAGCGGTCCT CCTCCCAGGTGGCCATTCTTGGTACCTTCTTCGCCGTCGTGTTTACCCTCTACCTGGCCCCTCTCACCATCTCCTCTCCCTGCATCATGGAGAAAAAGGACCTGGGTCCCAAGCCTGCCCTCATTGGTCACCGCGGGGCTCCTATG ctcGCCCCAGAGCACACGCTGATGTCCTTCAGGAAGGCGCTAGAGCAGAAGCTGTATGGACTCCAGGCTGACATCACCATCAG CCTGGACGGTGTGCCCTTCCTCATGCACGACACCACCCTGCAACGCACCACCAACGTGGAGGAGGAGTTCCCGGAGCTTGCCCGCAGGCCTGCCTCCATGCTCAACTGGACCTTCCTGCAGAGGCTCAATGCCGGCCAGTGGTTCCTGAAG ACGGACCCCTTCTGGACGGCCAGCTCCTTGTCACCCTCCGACCACAGGGAGGCCCAAAACCAGTCCATCTGCAGCCTAGTGGAGCTCCTGGAGCTGGCCAAGGGCAATGCCACACTGCTGCTCAACCTGCGTGACCCACCACGGGAGCACCCTTATCGCAGCAGCTTCCTCAACGTCACGCTGGAGGCCCTACTGCACTCGGGCTTCCCCCAGCACCAG GTCCTGTGGTTGCCTAATAGGCAGAGGCCCTTCGTGCGGAAGGTGGCTCCTGGCTTCCAGCAGACATCGGGTTCCAAGGAGGCAGCTGCCAGCCTGCGGAGAGGCCACATCCAGTGGCTGAACCTGCGTTACACTCAGGTGTCCCGCCAGGAGCTCAG GGACTATGCATCCTGGAATCTGAGTGTGAACCTCTACACAGTCAATGCCCCGTGGCTCTTCTCCCTGCTGTGGTGCGCGGGGGTCCCGTCTGTCACCTCTGACAACTCCCACACCCTGTCCCAGGTGCCTTCCCCACTCTGGATCATG GCTCAGCTTGGAATGAGATGA